The following proteins are encoded in a genomic region of Microtus ochrogaster isolate Prairie Vole_2 chromosome 5, MicOch1.0, whole genome shotgun sequence:
- the Exph5 gene encoding exophilin-5 isoform X1 produces the protein MTKVPQGFDFSFLNEEEARKILQVLERNEELRRAEKDRISKLQKTKRDIRWLQGATGEWFEEIQRKKFCNETDVSQMLKPPLTYRLRKGMAKNDPLELQTSRSKNLTNQKPSVSSRTSIRSSFASLFSFRRSGKETLKLQSQRPKGCDDRVAPPVSVRDTTAVVSGESKAKIYNSPVGNQPVASVFVPKPAIMREESGIPPPWDSSLLETELFQVLDDLESKLAQEQSAGSVSTRAPYNYGSRTQLKHSHLSRNEHSHSTGRHQNYHSETSNMSIYDILRPGAPREGFKTFSPRTKTIYDMYRTREPRVLKEDFMQKNTFGSTSLCFDSRQRSASPAAGRFTARSLHFPAATQNKNSFTPVRHQQSPKRTPLSSIIWNRSDSSRHRLNPEESGAPSPMDIDPADQYVAPRCSQESRRYELYHSQSAYRSIPLNAPMDNVMSPDTLEDSENMPLYHQNNPLARSFLSSTFRQSGEQRFGQNSFWSQQEEYSFWSDTQQSRKPFPPDRDFEMISVDVNRAPSVYSHRVPSPPWKPHSPGYGTYVFRGQEDPHCWRSDLQTSPLESMDTSHVNENQFPPRFFTPDGFSMTDPSCHIHSSSLDCQQGHCPGDVAADAESRLLGKAQTLVSSFRTSFPLIPDYRRDSRSPSFQNSTATLEKMVPNKADPLPVRNCAEVAVSGSHSTESLALTETQPSIPATEMNTEKDMNESVSDGEQQNKASGLPQPHSQTTISNDLPHSQNAHSQDSAENDRFVFNESTTEGSIKSPRVFSRKGTPQMHTSLRDKSKDLDKDQGIPRNRKLGSAASPTSIQEYGKSPSLPSPNQSCHQTTGSNEDSPGIIKNPATQKAESSEQPAVLDLEQQHPSSHPTNGSKLAAKHSISHDASGVPQDSLPLSDSFLDALFIPSTTALSRRLSDQDPSQEEREEKDKAAKNQNPLAVNSTDSQESHDGPALLHDAVHCHPYSPFRNGRGTGRVRRHVSYIEEMAKTENRAAPRSEGRSLTEDQSSVKVPELSTVYCTLPRKPASFLIHSRQQESKITAASIRNGPLPFQMKNKVSVPTGESTSDKSSSPKSVSDASSSIMGMPEATKKMTDRKAIRSASVRKGPLPFLIKRAVSCPSGEPCTLTDSGERAKSPVLDVDASSAMPRPRGRISSSLEGEPSSRESAFSERHNRKELAQDDEAPVPGMSSLTLSNQTPKPLSADASGKVLHKFKTTSMFSISGDEENVKCLEVVSVYYTLPRKPSKKFCSLLQQYAQGTESLRDAFQGETKALPSALEGDEPSPAQVQSGIPPLQDLRKQTDSSPRCLSHSNEKKTVSQLPHREASESSLEEMASVGPDVPLHKGEPKTKEISPGSLAKTAVDDSLSRKKREGPLLKQIVQSPLLPQEKGAGEGNAKNLQPSKGGDSAPPGLPGHSEANVENSQTRRNSGACAGGIATRLTGSGWYPQRDHTTVVVNDSSSGSQPRESRGTTGDCQNLTDKMLPDSESQAFVPTPALHKLQLIEEAQSGGTDLQSEPRWAGSQETNTAEVRKVKDETPKLAWDQTLLPGGNKTNTGDQETKENRYSVKHGLAAMSKASRKIPAKEMSPRRHIATIFSQSESQSGYRRLSLCRSEDRPLSPEPIVKSTESTDESSLMNVDPSETPLQATAVPYPEPPCQPYSQRPANISQPHHNEPNSILETPSKNEDSKAQISGESGAPAQLTLTSPREQSANPQQRLSPPSPLESAQKSTVKLSHCQLRHWSAPSPESEPEPHLYRSKSLKNFSVHGDRLSTSHPPKARGRHFSENTSIDHDLSQLSLDDDSSHSRAYSRRFKSFSELPTSDEGESWALYNNRTRSSPKSTSSISRPIDYGIFGKEQQLAFLENVKRSLTQGRLWKPSFLKNPGFLKDDVLHASNLSQSELLDSGGGSPEDGSFPSEPLNIYEEDPVDSDWDTDTTTDDEYYLDENDKESEL, from the exons GCAAAAATATACAATTCACCGGTTGGAAATCAGCCAGTTGCCAGTGTGTTTGTCCCTAAGCCAGCCATCATGAGGGAGGAGAGTGGCATACCTCCACCCTGGGATTCTTCCCTGCTCGAGACTGAGCTTTTTCAAG TTTTAGATGATTTGGAAAGCAAGCTGGCCCAGGAACAATCAGCAGGCTCAGTGAGTACCAGAGCACCATACAACTACGGATCAAGAACCCAGCTCAAACATTCTCACTTGAGCAGGAACGAGCATAGTCACAGCACGGGAAGGCACCAAAACTACCACAGCGAAACTTCCAATATGTCCATCTATGACATCCTGAGACCAGGAGCTCCTAGAGAAGGTTTCAAAACCTTTTCTCCTAGGACAAAGACAATTTATGACATGTACAGGACCAGGGAGCCCAGAGTCTTAAAAGAGGACTTTATGCAAAAGAATACATTTGGTAGCACATCACTATGCTTCGACAGCCGGCAGCGGTCAGCTTCACCTGCCGCAGGGCGTTTTACTGCCAGGAGTTTACACTTTCCAGCCGCTACTCAAAACAAGAACAGTTTTACACCAGTAAGGCACCAGCAAAGCCCCAAAAGAACTCCTTTGTCATCCATCATATGGAATAGGTCAGATTCTTCTAGACACAGACTGAATCCGGAGGAGTCCGGGGCACCATCGCCAATGGACATCGACCCTGCTGACCAGTACGTGGCTCCGAGGTGTTCTCAGGAGAGTAGGAGGTATGAGTTGTACCATTCACAGAGTGCTTACCGAAGCATCCCTCTGAATGCCCCCATGGATAACGTAATGAGTCCTGACACATTGGAGGACTCAGAGAATATGCCACTCTACCATCAGAATAACCCACTCGCAAGGTCTTTCCTCAGCAGTACCTTCAGACAGAGTGGAGAGCAGAGATTTGGACAGAATTCCTTTTGGAGCCAACAGGAGGAATATTCTTTCTGGTCTGACacacagcagagcaggaagccgTTCCCTCCAGACAGGGATTTTGAAATGATTTCTGTTGACGTAAACAGGGCACCATCTGTTTACAGCCACCGTGTCCCATCTCCACCCTGGAAGCCACATTCTCCTGGCTATGGAACATATGTCTTCAGAGGTCAAGAGGATCCACACTGCTGGAGATCTGATCTTCAGACGTCTCCTCTGGAGAGCATGGACACATCGCATGTCAATGAGAACCAATTTCCACCCAGGTTTTTCACACCAGATGGTTTTTCCATGACTGATCCAAGCTGCCACATCCACTCTTCCAGCCTGGACTGTCAGCAAGGCCACTGTCCTGGAGATGTAGCTGCGGATGCGGAGTCCCGTTTGCTTGGCAAGGCTCAGACTCTAGTGTCCTCATTCAGAACTTCCTTCCCCCTGATTCCTGATTACAGAAGGGATTCTCGGAGTCCCAGCTTCCAGAATTCCACAGCTACTTTGGAGAAAATGGTCCCTAATAAGGCAGACCCTCTTCCAGTAAGAAACTGTGCAGAAGTCGCTGTGTCTGGTAGCCATTCGACTGAATCGCTGGCTCTTACCGAAACCCAGCCCAGCATCCCAGCCACAGAAATGAACACTGAGAAAGATATGAATGAATCTGTTTCAGACGGTGAACAGCAAAACAAGGCAAGTGGATTACCCCAACCTCATTCACAGACAACGATCTCTAATGATTTACCTCATTCTCAAAATGCCCACTCCCAAGACTCAGCCGAAAACGACAGGTTTGTCTTTAATGAATCTACCACAGAAGGTTCCATAAAGTCGCCCAGGGTCTTTTCCAGGAAAGGCACTCCCCAAATGCACACGTCACTAAGAGATAAATCCAAGGACTTGGACAAAGATCAAGGTATTCCTAGAAACAGGAAACTTGGCTCAGCAGCCTCCCCGACTTCCATCCAAGAATATGGAAAGTCGCCGTCTCTTCCCAGCCCAAATCAAAGTTGTcaccagacaacaggaagtaatgaAGACAGCCCGGGCATCATTAAAAATCCTGCTACCCAAAAGGCAGAGTCCTCAGAGCAGCCTGCTGTTCTAGATCTTGAGCAACAACATCCTTCCTCTCATCCTACCAATGGCAGCAAGCTGGCCGCCAAGCACAGTATCTCACATGATGCTTCCGGTGTACCCCAAGATTCCTTACCGTTGAGCGATTCATTCCTCGATGCTCTCTTCATTCCTTCTACTACAGCGCTCTCCAGGAGGCTTTCTGACCAAGATCCAtctcaagaagaaagagaagaaaaagacaaggctgCGAAGAACCAAAATCCGTTGGCCGTCAATTCCACAGATAGCCAAGAGAGTCACGACGGGCCTGCTCTTCTGCACGATGCTGTCCACTGCCACCCGTACTCTCCCTTCAGAAatgggagagggacaggaagagtaAGACGCCACGTGTCCTATATTGAGGAGATGGCCAAGACAGAGAATAGAGCAGCACCCAGAAGTGAAGGCCGTAGCCTCACTGAGGACCAAAGTAGTGTCAAAGTCCCTGAGCTCAGCACAGTCTACTGCACCTTGCCAAGAAAACCAGCCAGCTTTCTcatacacagcagacagcaggaaagtaagataaCAGCGGCTTCAATTAGGAACGGGCCACTTCCAttccaaatgaaaaacaaagtgaGTGTTCCAACTGGGGAGAGCACATCTGACAAATCCAGTTCTCCTAAGTCAGTGAGCGATGCTTCCAGTTCCATCATGGGCATGCCTGAAGCCACCAAGAAGATGACAGACAGGAAAGCCATTAGATCTGCTTCTGTTAGGAAAGGgccccttcctttcctcatcaAGAGGGCGGTATCATGTCCTTCGGGGGAGCCATGTACCTTGACTGACAGTGGTGAAAGAGCAAAGTCACCGGTCCTGGACGTGGATGCTTCCTCTGCAATGCCCAGGCCTCGGGGGAGAATCTCCAGTTCTCTCGAAGGTGAACCATCTTCTCGAGAGAGTGCTTTCTCTGAAAGACACAACCGAAAGGAACTTGCTCAAGATGACGAGGCACCTGTCCCTGGGATGAGCTCACTCACCCTTTCAAACCAAACCCCCAAGCCGCTGTCTGCAGATGCGTCAGGAAAAGTATTACATAAGTTTAAGACAACCAGCATGTTCTCCATTTCTGGTGACGAAGAGAATGTGAAATGTCTTGAGGTGGTTTCAGTATATTATACTCTACCAAGGAAACCCAGCAAAAAGTTCTGCAGCCTCCTTCAGCAGTATGCGCAAGGTACAGAGTCACTTCGAGATGCTTTCCAGGGAGAGACGAAAGCATTGCCTAGTGCTTTAGAAGGCGATGAGCCAAGTCCTGCACAAGTGCAGTCAGGAATACCTCCACTGCAAGACCTAAGGAAGCAGACTGACTCCTCCCCACGCTGTCTTtctcacagcaatgaaaagaagACTGTCTCCCAATTACCACATAGGGAGGCTTCCGAATCTTCCTTAGAGGAAATGGCTTCTGTAGGGCCTGATGTCCCTCTTCATAAAGGAGAACCTAAGACCAAAGAGATTTCCCCAGGTAGCTTAGCTAAAACAGCAGTGGATGACTCACtaagcaggaaaaagagagaggggccATTGCTAAAACAGATTGTACAGAGCCCATTACTGCCTCAGgaaaaaggtgctggagaaggaaatgCTAAAAATCTACAGCCTTCTAAAGGAGGAGACAGTGCGCCCCCTGGTCTCCCAGGCCACTCAGAAGCTAATGTTGAGAATTCCCAAACCAGAAGAAATTCTGGAGCCTGTGCAGGGGGCATAGCTACCAGATTAACAGGAAGTGGATGGTATCCTCAGAGAGATCACACGACTGTAGTCGTAAACGACAGTTCTAGTGGGTCACAGCCTAGGGAATCCAGGGGGACAACTGGAGACTGCCAAAACCTGACTGATAAAATGCTCCCGGACTCAGAAAGCCAAGCCTTTGTTCCAACCCCAGCATTGCATAAGCTGCAGTTGATTGAAGAGGCTCAGTCAGGGGGAACAGATCTGCAGTCGGAACCCAGATGGGCAggaagtcaggaaacaaacacagcagAGGTGAGGAAGGTTAAAGATGAAACACCAAAGTTGGCATGGGATCAAACTTTACTTCCTGGAGGAAATAAAACTAACACGGGtgaccaagaaacaaaagaaaacagatactCAGTTAAACATGGATTGGCAGCCATGTCTAAAGCAAGCAGAAAAATCCCAGCTAAGGAAATGAGTCCCAGAAGACACATAGCCACTATTTTCTCCCAAAGTGAAAGCCAGTCTGGCTATAGGAGGTTATCTCTTTGTAGATCAGAGGACAGACCACTGTCCCCTGAACCTATTGTAAAATCCACCGAGTCCACAGATGAAAGCAGCCTGATGAATGTGGACCCATCAGAGACCCCGCTCCAAGCTACTGCGGTACCCTACCCAGAACCTCCCTGTCAGCCCTACAGCCAGAGGCCTGCTAACATTTCACAACCACATCACAATGAGCCAAACAGTATCTTGGAAACACCATCAAAGAATGAAGATTCTAAAGCCCAGATTTCGGGAGAGTCGGGAGCTCCAGCTCAGCTCACGCTTACCAGCCCCAGAGAACAAAGTGCTAACCCTCAGCAGAGATTGAGTCCCCCTTCTCCCCTGGAATCTGCACAGAAATCTACAGTAAAGCTGTCCCATTGTCAGCTGCGCCACTGGAGTGCCCCATCTCCAGAATCAGAACCTGAGCCTCACCTCTATAGGTCAAAGAGTTTAAAAAACTTCAGTGTGCACGGTGACCGGCTGAGCACAAGTCACCCTCCCAAGGCCAGGGGGCGCCACTTTTCTGAGAACACTTCCATTGACCACGATCTCAGCCAGCTGTCCCTTGACGACGACTCCTCCCACAGCAGGGCTTACAGCCGAAGGTTCAAATCTTTTTCTGAACTTCCTACCTCTGATGAAGGCGAAAGTTGGGCTTTGTATAACAATAGGACTAGATCGAGTCCCAAGTCTACCTCCTCCATTTCCAGGCCTATTGACTACGGGATTTTTGGGAAAGAGCAGCAGCTGGCTTTCTTGGAGAATGTCAAGCGGTCACTCACACAGGGAAGACTGTGGAAGCCAAGTTTTCTTAAGAACCCTGGCTTCCTCAAGGATGATGTACTCCATGCTTCCAACCTGTCACAGTCCGAGCTGTTGGATTCTGGTGGTGGGTCACCCGAAGATGGCTCATTTCCAAGTGAACCACTTAACATCTACGAGGAGGACCCAGTGGACTCGGACTGGGACACAGACACAACCACCGATGATGAGTACTACCTGGACGAGAACGATAAGGAATCGGAACTGTGA
- the Exph5 gene encoding exophilin-5 isoform X2 produces MREESGIPPPWDSSLLETELFQVLDDLESKLAQEQSAGSVSTRAPYNYGSRTQLKHSHLSRNEHSHSTGRHQNYHSETSNMSIYDILRPGAPREGFKTFSPRTKTIYDMYRTREPRVLKEDFMQKNTFGSTSLCFDSRQRSASPAAGRFTARSLHFPAATQNKNSFTPVRHQQSPKRTPLSSIIWNRSDSSRHRLNPEESGAPSPMDIDPADQYVAPRCSQESRRYELYHSQSAYRSIPLNAPMDNVMSPDTLEDSENMPLYHQNNPLARSFLSSTFRQSGEQRFGQNSFWSQQEEYSFWSDTQQSRKPFPPDRDFEMISVDVNRAPSVYSHRVPSPPWKPHSPGYGTYVFRGQEDPHCWRSDLQTSPLESMDTSHVNENQFPPRFFTPDGFSMTDPSCHIHSSSLDCQQGHCPGDVAADAESRLLGKAQTLVSSFRTSFPLIPDYRRDSRSPSFQNSTATLEKMVPNKADPLPVRNCAEVAVSGSHSTESLALTETQPSIPATEMNTEKDMNESVSDGEQQNKASGLPQPHSQTTISNDLPHSQNAHSQDSAENDRFVFNESTTEGSIKSPRVFSRKGTPQMHTSLRDKSKDLDKDQGIPRNRKLGSAASPTSIQEYGKSPSLPSPNQSCHQTTGSNEDSPGIIKNPATQKAESSEQPAVLDLEQQHPSSHPTNGSKLAAKHSISHDASGVPQDSLPLSDSFLDALFIPSTTALSRRLSDQDPSQEEREEKDKAAKNQNPLAVNSTDSQESHDGPALLHDAVHCHPYSPFRNGRGTGRVRRHVSYIEEMAKTENRAAPRSEGRSLTEDQSSVKVPELSTVYCTLPRKPASFLIHSRQQESKITAASIRNGPLPFQMKNKVSVPTGESTSDKSSSPKSVSDASSSIMGMPEATKKMTDRKAIRSASVRKGPLPFLIKRAVSCPSGEPCTLTDSGERAKSPVLDVDASSAMPRPRGRISSSLEGEPSSRESAFSERHNRKELAQDDEAPVPGMSSLTLSNQTPKPLSADASGKVLHKFKTTSMFSISGDEENVKCLEVVSVYYTLPRKPSKKFCSLLQQYAQGTESLRDAFQGETKALPSALEGDEPSPAQVQSGIPPLQDLRKQTDSSPRCLSHSNEKKTVSQLPHREASESSLEEMASVGPDVPLHKGEPKTKEISPGSLAKTAVDDSLSRKKREGPLLKQIVQSPLLPQEKGAGEGNAKNLQPSKGGDSAPPGLPGHSEANVENSQTRRNSGACAGGIATRLTGSGWYPQRDHTTVVVNDSSSGSQPRESRGTTGDCQNLTDKMLPDSESQAFVPTPALHKLQLIEEAQSGGTDLQSEPRWAGSQETNTAEVRKVKDETPKLAWDQTLLPGGNKTNTGDQETKENRYSVKHGLAAMSKASRKIPAKEMSPRRHIATIFSQSESQSGYRRLSLCRSEDRPLSPEPIVKSTESTDESSLMNVDPSETPLQATAVPYPEPPCQPYSQRPANISQPHHNEPNSILETPSKNEDSKAQISGESGAPAQLTLTSPREQSANPQQRLSPPSPLESAQKSTVKLSHCQLRHWSAPSPESEPEPHLYRSKSLKNFSVHGDRLSTSHPPKARGRHFSENTSIDHDLSQLSLDDDSSHSRAYSRRFKSFSELPTSDEGESWALYNNRTRSSPKSTSSISRPIDYGIFGKEQQLAFLENVKRSLTQGRLWKPSFLKNPGFLKDDVLHASNLSQSELLDSGGGSPEDGSFPSEPLNIYEEDPVDSDWDTDTTTDDEYYLDENDKESEL; encoded by the exons ATGAGGGAGGAGAGTGGCATACCTCCACCCTGGGATTCTTCCCTGCTCGAGACTGAGCTTTTTCAAG TTTTAGATGATTTGGAAAGCAAGCTGGCCCAGGAACAATCAGCAGGCTCAGTGAGTACCAGAGCACCATACAACTACGGATCAAGAACCCAGCTCAAACATTCTCACTTGAGCAGGAACGAGCATAGTCACAGCACGGGAAGGCACCAAAACTACCACAGCGAAACTTCCAATATGTCCATCTATGACATCCTGAGACCAGGAGCTCCTAGAGAAGGTTTCAAAACCTTTTCTCCTAGGACAAAGACAATTTATGACATGTACAGGACCAGGGAGCCCAGAGTCTTAAAAGAGGACTTTATGCAAAAGAATACATTTGGTAGCACATCACTATGCTTCGACAGCCGGCAGCGGTCAGCTTCACCTGCCGCAGGGCGTTTTACTGCCAGGAGTTTACACTTTCCAGCCGCTACTCAAAACAAGAACAGTTTTACACCAGTAAGGCACCAGCAAAGCCCCAAAAGAACTCCTTTGTCATCCATCATATGGAATAGGTCAGATTCTTCTAGACACAGACTGAATCCGGAGGAGTCCGGGGCACCATCGCCAATGGACATCGACCCTGCTGACCAGTACGTGGCTCCGAGGTGTTCTCAGGAGAGTAGGAGGTATGAGTTGTACCATTCACAGAGTGCTTACCGAAGCATCCCTCTGAATGCCCCCATGGATAACGTAATGAGTCCTGACACATTGGAGGACTCAGAGAATATGCCACTCTACCATCAGAATAACCCACTCGCAAGGTCTTTCCTCAGCAGTACCTTCAGACAGAGTGGAGAGCAGAGATTTGGACAGAATTCCTTTTGGAGCCAACAGGAGGAATATTCTTTCTGGTCTGACacacagcagagcaggaagccgTTCCCTCCAGACAGGGATTTTGAAATGATTTCTGTTGACGTAAACAGGGCACCATCTGTTTACAGCCACCGTGTCCCATCTCCACCCTGGAAGCCACATTCTCCTGGCTATGGAACATATGTCTTCAGAGGTCAAGAGGATCCACACTGCTGGAGATCTGATCTTCAGACGTCTCCTCTGGAGAGCATGGACACATCGCATGTCAATGAGAACCAATTTCCACCCAGGTTTTTCACACCAGATGGTTTTTCCATGACTGATCCAAGCTGCCACATCCACTCTTCCAGCCTGGACTGTCAGCAAGGCCACTGTCCTGGAGATGTAGCTGCGGATGCGGAGTCCCGTTTGCTTGGCAAGGCTCAGACTCTAGTGTCCTCATTCAGAACTTCCTTCCCCCTGATTCCTGATTACAGAAGGGATTCTCGGAGTCCCAGCTTCCAGAATTCCACAGCTACTTTGGAGAAAATGGTCCCTAATAAGGCAGACCCTCTTCCAGTAAGAAACTGTGCAGAAGTCGCTGTGTCTGGTAGCCATTCGACTGAATCGCTGGCTCTTACCGAAACCCAGCCCAGCATCCCAGCCACAGAAATGAACACTGAGAAAGATATGAATGAATCTGTTTCAGACGGTGAACAGCAAAACAAGGCAAGTGGATTACCCCAACCTCATTCACAGACAACGATCTCTAATGATTTACCTCATTCTCAAAATGCCCACTCCCAAGACTCAGCCGAAAACGACAGGTTTGTCTTTAATGAATCTACCACAGAAGGTTCCATAAAGTCGCCCAGGGTCTTTTCCAGGAAAGGCACTCCCCAAATGCACACGTCACTAAGAGATAAATCCAAGGACTTGGACAAAGATCAAGGTATTCCTAGAAACAGGAAACTTGGCTCAGCAGCCTCCCCGACTTCCATCCAAGAATATGGAAAGTCGCCGTCTCTTCCCAGCCCAAATCAAAGTTGTcaccagacaacaggaagtaatgaAGACAGCCCGGGCATCATTAAAAATCCTGCTACCCAAAAGGCAGAGTCCTCAGAGCAGCCTGCTGTTCTAGATCTTGAGCAACAACATCCTTCCTCTCATCCTACCAATGGCAGCAAGCTGGCCGCCAAGCACAGTATCTCACATGATGCTTCCGGTGTACCCCAAGATTCCTTACCGTTGAGCGATTCATTCCTCGATGCTCTCTTCATTCCTTCTACTACAGCGCTCTCCAGGAGGCTTTCTGACCAAGATCCAtctcaagaagaaagagaagaaaaagacaaggctgCGAAGAACCAAAATCCGTTGGCCGTCAATTCCACAGATAGCCAAGAGAGTCACGACGGGCCTGCTCTTCTGCACGATGCTGTCCACTGCCACCCGTACTCTCCCTTCAGAAatgggagagggacaggaagagtaAGACGCCACGTGTCCTATATTGAGGAGATGGCCAAGACAGAGAATAGAGCAGCACCCAGAAGTGAAGGCCGTAGCCTCACTGAGGACCAAAGTAGTGTCAAAGTCCCTGAGCTCAGCACAGTCTACTGCACCTTGCCAAGAAAACCAGCCAGCTTTCTcatacacagcagacagcaggaaagtaagataaCAGCGGCTTCAATTAGGAACGGGCCACTTCCAttccaaatgaaaaacaaagtgaGTGTTCCAACTGGGGAGAGCACATCTGACAAATCCAGTTCTCCTAAGTCAGTGAGCGATGCTTCCAGTTCCATCATGGGCATGCCTGAAGCCACCAAGAAGATGACAGACAGGAAAGCCATTAGATCTGCTTCTGTTAGGAAAGGgccccttcctttcctcatcaAGAGGGCGGTATCATGTCCTTCGGGGGAGCCATGTACCTTGACTGACAGTGGTGAAAGAGCAAAGTCACCGGTCCTGGACGTGGATGCTTCCTCTGCAATGCCCAGGCCTCGGGGGAGAATCTCCAGTTCTCTCGAAGGTGAACCATCTTCTCGAGAGAGTGCTTTCTCTGAAAGACACAACCGAAAGGAACTTGCTCAAGATGACGAGGCACCTGTCCCTGGGATGAGCTCACTCACCCTTTCAAACCAAACCCCCAAGCCGCTGTCTGCAGATGCGTCAGGAAAAGTATTACATAAGTTTAAGACAACCAGCATGTTCTCCATTTCTGGTGACGAAGAGAATGTGAAATGTCTTGAGGTGGTTTCAGTATATTATACTCTACCAAGGAAACCCAGCAAAAAGTTCTGCAGCCTCCTTCAGCAGTATGCGCAAGGTACAGAGTCACTTCGAGATGCTTTCCAGGGAGAGACGAAAGCATTGCCTAGTGCTTTAGAAGGCGATGAGCCAAGTCCTGCACAAGTGCAGTCAGGAATACCTCCACTGCAAGACCTAAGGAAGCAGACTGACTCCTCCCCACGCTGTCTTtctcacagcaatgaaaagaagACTGTCTCCCAATTACCACATAGGGAGGCTTCCGAATCTTCCTTAGAGGAAATGGCTTCTGTAGGGCCTGATGTCCCTCTTCATAAAGGAGAACCTAAGACCAAAGAGATTTCCCCAGGTAGCTTAGCTAAAACAGCAGTGGATGACTCACtaagcaggaaaaagagagaggggccATTGCTAAAACAGATTGTACAGAGCCCATTACTGCCTCAGgaaaaaggtgctggagaaggaaatgCTAAAAATCTACAGCCTTCTAAAGGAGGAGACAGTGCGCCCCCTGGTCTCCCAGGCCACTCAGAAGCTAATGTTGAGAATTCCCAAACCAGAAGAAATTCTGGAGCCTGTGCAGGGGGCATAGCTACCAGATTAACAGGAAGTGGATGGTATCCTCAGAGAGATCACACGACTGTAGTCGTAAACGACAGTTCTAGTGGGTCACAGCCTAGGGAATCCAGGGGGACAACTGGAGACTGCCAAAACCTGACTGATAAAATGCTCCCGGACTCAGAAAGCCAAGCCTTTGTTCCAACCCCAGCATTGCATAAGCTGCAGTTGATTGAAGAGGCTCAGTCAGGGGGAACAGATCTGCAGTCGGAACCCAGATGGGCAggaagtcaggaaacaaacacagcagAGGTGAGGAAGGTTAAAGATGAAACACCAAAGTTGGCATGGGATCAAACTTTACTTCCTGGAGGAAATAAAACTAACACGGGtgaccaagaaacaaaagaaaacagatactCAGTTAAACATGGATTGGCAGCCATGTCTAAAGCAAGCAGAAAAATCCCAGCTAAGGAAATGAGTCCCAGAAGACACATAGCCACTATTTTCTCCCAAAGTGAAAGCCAGTCTGGCTATAGGAGGTTATCTCTTTGTAGATCAGAGGACAGACCACTGTCCCCTGAACCTATTGTAAAATCCACCGAGTCCACAGATGAAAGCAGCCTGATGAATGTGGACCCATCAGAGACCCCGCTCCAAGCTACTGCGGTACCCTACCCAGAACCTCCCTGTCAGCCCTACAGCCAGAGGCCTGCTAACATTTCACAACCACATCACAATGAGCCAAACAGTATCTTGGAAACACCATCAAAGAATGAAGATTCTAAAGCCCAGATTTCGGGAGAGTCGGGAGCTCCAGCTCAGCTCACGCTTACCAGCCCCAGAGAACAAAGTGCTAACCCTCAGCAGAGATTGAGTCCCCCTTCTCCCCTGGAATCTGCACAGAAATCTACAGTAAAGCTGTCCCATTGTCAGCTGCGCCACTGGAGTGCCCCATCTCCAGAATCAGAACCTGAGCCTCACCTCTATAGGTCAAAGAGTTTAAAAAACTTCAGTGTGCACGGTGACCGGCTGAGCACAAGTCACCCTCCCAAGGCCAGGGGGCGCCACTTTTCTGAGAACACTTCCATTGACCACGATCTCAGCCAGCTGTCCCTTGACGACGACTCCTCCCACAGCAGGGCTTACAGCCGAAGGTTCAAATCTTTTTCTGAACTTCCTACCTCTGATGAAGGCGAAAGTTGGGCTTTGTATAACAATAGGACTAGATCGAGTCCCAAGTCTACCTCCTCCATTTCCAGGCCTATTGACTACGGGATTTTTGGGAAAGAGCAGCAGCTGGCTTTCTTGGAGAATGTCAAGCGGTCACTCACACAGGGAAGACTGTGGAAGCCAAGTTTTCTTAAGAACCCTGGCTTCCTCAAGGATGATGTACTCCATGCTTCCAACCTGTCACAGTCCGAGCTGTTGGATTCTGGTGGTGGGTCACCCGAAGATGGCTCATTTCCAAGTGAACCACTTAACATCTACGAGGAGGACCCAGTGGACTCGGACTGGGACACAGACACAACCACCGATGATGAGTACTACCTGGACGAGAACGATAAGGAATCGGAACTGTGA